In Balaenoptera acutorostrata chromosome 19, mBalAcu1.1, whole genome shotgun sequence, the following proteins share a genomic window:
- the CNEP1R1 gene encoding nuclear envelope phosphatase-regulatory subunit 1 — MNSLEQAEDLKAFERRLTEYIHCLQPATGRWRMLLIVVSVCTATGAWNWLIDPETQKVSFFTSLWNHPFFTISCITLIGLFFAGIHKRVVAPSIIAARCRTVLAEYNMSCDDTGKLILKPRPHVQ; from the exons ATGAACTCGCTGGAGCAGGCGGAAG ATCTCAAGGCTTTCGAGAGGAGActtactgaatatattcattgTTTGCAACCTGCCACTGGACGTTGGAGAA TGCTTCTTATAGTGGTATCTGTCTGTACAGCTACTGGTGCCTGGAACTGGTTAATAGATCCCGAGACGCAAAAG GTATCCTTCTTCACATCATTATGGAACCatccatttttcaccattagcTGTATCACTCTAATAGGCTTGTTCTTTGCTGGAATACACAAGAGAGTAGTTGCACCGTCAAT TATAGCTGCTCGATGTCGAACTGTATTAGCAGAGTACAACATGTCTTGTGATGAT acaggaaaactAATTTTGAAACCTAGGCCTCATGTTCAATGA